From the Roseiconus lacunae genome, one window contains:
- a CDS encoding AAA family ATPase, giving the protein MSGTWWVGRKDLDDDQKKIFSIPESESFLITGPPGSGKTNLLLLRANYLHLSGFTNIAVVTFTRPLCEFISTGASAYDFPSSKIVTCSNLLSDFLRQFGGHVSRVGKFEDVRNRLAEEAAMVADQMGLEGVYDAILLDEAQDYLPNEIKLFRRLAVRLCAVADGRQKIYSGDDSESEIGACVDKCYPLRYHYRIGRSICQVADEIAKKWNGYDPLTEFSNYVEDDNPSTVNKERCDSLHSQAQLIIKRLKTQLSAFPGEYLGVLCPKKEETTEMWNYISQSSIGSKATLLSSGADSLDLEGKQIIVSTFHGSKGLEFRATHLAACESLKVFGNNRKMAFTVVTRTKTALSVYHTDDLHPYFESALTANNPIHTAPSIDACFGGGS; this is encoded by the coding sequence ATGAGTGGTACTTGGTGGGTAGGCCGAAAAGATCTCGACGACGATCAAAAGAAAATATTTTCGATACCAGAATCAGAAAGTTTCTTAATCACCGGTCCTCCCGGATCTGGAAAAACAAATCTTTTACTCTTGAGGGCAAACTACCTGCACCTTTCCGGTTTCACCAACATCGCAGTCGTTACCTTCACTCGTCCTCTATGTGAGTTTATCTCAACAGGGGCATCTGCATACGATTTTCCTTCTTCAAAAATCGTCACTTGCAGCAACCTCCTCTCCGACTTTCTTCGACAGTTCGGAGGCCACGTATCGCGAGTAGGGAAGTTTGAAGATGTCAGGAATCGACTTGCAGAAGAGGCGGCAATGGTTGCCGATCAAATGGGCCTGGAAGGCGTATACGACGCAATCCTTTTAGATGAGGCTCAAGACTATCTCCCAAACGAGATCAAATTGTTTCGAAGACTTGCTGTTCGTCTCTGTGCAGTTGCCGACGGAAGACAAAAGATTTACAGCGGAGACGACTCCGAAAGTGAAATTGGTGCATGCGTCGATAAGTGTTACCCCCTTAGATACCACTACAGAATTGGTAGATCCATTTGCCAAGTTGCTGACGAAATTGCCAAGAAATGGAACGGATACGATCCGTTGACAGAGTTTTCCAATTACGTCGAGGACGACAACCCGTCGACAGTAAACAAAGAGCGGTGTGATTCTCTTCACTCCCAAGCTCAGTTAATTATCAAACGCCTTAAGACTCAATTGTCTGCTTTTCCGGGCGAGTATCTCGGCGTTCTTTGCCCCAAGAAGGAAGAGACTACTGAAATGTGGAATTACATTTCGCAGTCCTCAATTGGATCGAAGGCAACTCTACTTTCAAGTGGGGCAGATTCTTTGGATCTGGAGGGAAAGCAAATCATCGTTTCGACTTTTCACGGTTCAAAGGGCCTGGAATTTAGAGCTACGCACTTGGCTGCCTGTGAGTCACTGAAAGTCTTCGGAAACAATCGGAAGATGGCATTCACGGTGGTAACTCGAACGAAAACGGCGCTATCGGTATATCATACAGATGACCTACACCCTTACTTCGAATCGGCGCTAACGGCAAATAATCCGATTCACACGGCCCCTTCCATCGACGCTTGCTTCGGAGGGGGATCATGA
- a CDS encoding protein kinase domain-containing protein produces the protein MDPTVAKRMTEELAGKTVGGWSVGSYLGAGKTALVFDSAKEGKLAALKVFDPDLVERSGKDKQLARINRELELVGRHHANLVQIFDGGECADTGHLFVSMELVKGRNLEDALLDVPRERIPHVLSQVTSAAMFLEEVGLAHRDIKPSNIVITDDYERAVLMDLGVLRPFGDSDLTDQEARDFIGTLRYSSPEFLNRVEVDSLEGWRAVSLYQLGGVLHDLIMRKPLFSEFSHPYGILVDAVNTERPVIHSCEVSQDLVLAARNSLVKDPVARLRLVSWEDFLLRESKEHESPDAIRARVAKRKLAAKLDNAANDTDEHITVSTQTVRHLVLTIESTIHNACAGDDAFPRMSISNEMESPAKIRVEFAKSGRHQLEHSLAVYFMCEIVDEASLSICVSSSAYLLPEGTSIHSIPYGCNVFRGPINSPSLPQEISNFLYLMLDRAQCANGSGITSPQLLDDSREEIT, from the coding sequence GTGGATCCGACTGTCGCAAAAAGAATGACCGAAGAGCTAGCCGGGAAAACCGTCGGCGGCTGGTCTGTCGGTAGTTATCTTGGTGCTGGAAAAACCGCATTAGTCTTCGACTCCGCGAAGGAAGGCAAGCTAGCTGCCTTGAAAGTTTTTGACCCTGATTTGGTGGAACGATCGGGAAAAGACAAACAACTAGCAAGAATCAATCGAGAACTGGAACTAGTTGGACGGCACCACGCAAACCTTGTGCAGATTTTCGACGGCGGCGAATGTGCTGATACAGGGCACCTTTTTGTCTCGATGGAGCTAGTTAAAGGTCGAAATCTAGAAGACGCACTTCTCGACGTTCCCCGAGAACGTATTCCTCATGTCCTGTCTCAAGTGACATCTGCTGCAATGTTTTTAGAAGAAGTAGGGCTCGCACACAGGGACATTAAGCCGTCGAATATCGTGATAACGGATGACTACGAACGTGCTGTCTTGATGGATCTTGGTGTGCTAAGGCCTTTTGGCGACTCTGATTTAACGGATCAAGAAGCGAGAGATTTTATTGGAACGTTAAGGTACAGTTCCCCAGAGTTTCTTAATCGCGTTGAGGTTGACTCTTTAGAGGGCTGGAGAGCGGTGTCACTCTATCAGCTAGGCGGGGTGTTGCACGACTTAATTATGAGAAAGCCTCTGTTTAGCGAATTTAGTCATCCATATGGGATTCTTGTCGACGCCGTAAACACAGAACGACCTGTCATTCACTCATGTGAAGTATCCCAGGACCTCGTGCTTGCGGCCCGCAATAGCCTGGTGAAAGACCCAGTCGCGCGATTGCGATTGGTATCATGGGAAGACTTTCTTCTGCGGGAGTCGAAAGAGCATGAATCCCCCGACGCTATTCGCGCCCGAGTAGCAAAACGCAAGTTAGCGGCAAAGCTTGATAATGCAGCGAACGACACAGACGAACACATTACCGTTTCAACTCAAACAGTCCGTCATCTGGTACTTACCATAGAGAGCACCATTCACAACGCTTGTGCAGGGGACGATGCATTTCCACGAATGTCCATTTCGAATGAGATGGAAAGCCCCGCAAAGATTCGAGTCGAATTTGCAAAGAGCGGGCGCCACCAACTGGAGCACTCCCTTGCCGTCTATTTTATGTGCGAGATTGTTGACGAAGCCTCTTTGTCAATTTGTGTAAGTTCTTCAGCGTACTTGCTCCCTGAAGGCACGAGCATTCATTCGATTCCATATGGATGCAACGTGTTTCGAGGGCCGATTAATTCGCCGAGTCTGCCGCAAGAAATCTCGAATTTTCTCTACTTAATGCTGGACCGAGCCCAATGCGCAAACGGCAGTGGAATTACTTCTCCCCAGCTACTTGACGATTCACGAGAGGAAATCACCTAA